The genomic segment AGAGGGCTGCAGGTACTTCATAAACGTCTGTGGGAGGAAGGACAAGACGTCAGTCACCCCGAGGGCTGCGATGGCcccgctcagccctgctgctcccagcgccccaggagagctgggagcaggggctgggccgggcGACGGCTGGGGTGCGGCCGCGTGCGGGCCCCGTGGGGACCGGGCTTTGTCGGGGACAGCGCCGGTCCTCTTCCTGACGTCGCAGGGCCGGGGTCTCCTCCGGGGCTCAGGGCTGGCGCTTCTCACCATGAAGATTCTGCTGGTGTTGCCGTCTTCTGAGAGCCGTAAGGACAGCCGAGCTCGCCAGCGCTCCCGGAGCTGCGGCGGCTCGGCATCCTGGTCCCAGAGCCTTGTTCCTGGAGAAAAGCGGACACAGTGTCAgcgggggggcctggggaccTGACAGTGGCAGCCGGGGGCTCGGGCACAAGCCTCCCTGGCAGGAAGGGGGCatgccagagcagagctgggggcagcgCTTCCAGGGAGGGCCCGGGCTCTCGCGCTCAGGGCAGGGGGAACGGCTCGTCAGCCCGCGGAAAGGCAGCCGGGCTCGCTCGGTTGGGTCTCTCCTGCTGAGGAGAGGGGCGCAGGCGGCCTGGTGCTGGCCTGGCTGTGCCGGCGTGCCCGTGTCTGGAGGGACCCAGCCCGACGCGGctcctctcacttctttgctgcCCGATGAAGATGTAGAGGTGGCGCACAGCCTCCGCTGCCTCGTGCCTGGTCCCCTCGTTCTTGGaagtgcagcacaggaggaggctccCCACCAGCCTCCCCAGCATGGAGAAGCGGTGCTTCTCAGGGTGGTGATGCCTCACCACTGTGGCTCCTGCAAAGCAGGAGCTGACCTGGGGAGAGAGGCAGCGCGGGACCGCGGCTGAGCGGGGCGgcagggccccagccccagccccggctctgcGCAAGCCTGGAGATGGGGAGAGCCGCGGCCGCGGAGCGAGGACGGGGGCGCCGGGGCTGCCTGCACCAGGGGCTCCCTACCTGGGGCAAGGAGCAGGTGTTGATGAAGGCGGCCAGCCTGGCGATCCGCGCCATGGCCCTCTCCTCCACGGCCTCCGGCTGCCGCTGGGTgaagggcagcaggagctggggagagaaaagcTGCTGGTGTGCCCGCAGCACGGGGCACTGGTCCTTCCAGCTGTCCCCCTGCTGCGGTGGCCAGGCGGGTGGCCGtgcccctgtcctgctgaaGCCCCCGCTCCCTTCCCGTTGCTCCCCAGACATCCCTCCAGCCTCGCAAGGGTCAGCTGTGGGCCAGCCCCCGCCTTGGGGacccctgcctgcaccaggCGTTGCGGCACAGAACTGACCGCGTGCGTGAAGCCCAGCCTTTGCCAAAGCCAGACCTTCAAGATGTTCTGCAGCTCCAGGAGGCCGGAGGCGCCGGCGCTGCccaccagcacctgcagcaggctgtccagggCTTCCACGGTCTGCAAGGAGGACAGGGGTTGGGGCACCCGAACAGGGAGCAGTGGTGTCCCAAGCGCCCAGCCCGTGCATACCTTGAAGTAGAGAGACGTGTCCGTGTCTCTCGTGTCCTCGTGGCCAGGGAGGTGGAAGACGCTGCAGAGGCAGGCGCGCAGGAGGCCGTTCGtcctgtcctgcagcagcagccccgctctgctgcaaggggaggaggggagaggtgtGGAACGCCCCCTGTGCGGCACCCTGTGCCCCACTCGGGGCCCCTGGCCGGGACCGGGGCCACCGTGGCGGCCAAGCCCGCGCTGGCCCAGGTACCTCATGGCGGCGATGGCGAGCATGGCTTTCTGCCGCACCGCCGTGTCCAGGCGATCGGtgggctcctcctgcagcagcgccTGGAGGGCACAGCGCGAGGGCACAGGGCAGTGTCCCCCGGCCAGCGAGCGGCTACAGGGGCtggcctgcagggctgccccatcccagcGCCCCCACCAGAGCCACCTCCCGGCTCCTGGGGCTCCCCGGcggcccccgcagccctgcagcgGGAAGGGccgtgcccagcacccagccagaGGGTGCTCCCCGCGGGGCAGGGCGTCCCCTCACCTTGATTCTCTGCGCCACCTCCAGCTGGCAGAAATACACCGCGTCCCAGGTGGTGTGGTCCGCGACGGCGGCTTTGCAGGCGTCGCAGACGGAGGCCAGAAACCTCAGCTTCTGTGCCTCTCGCTGAGCCACGGAGGGGAGAGACAAGCGAGCGGGTCAGGGGAGCCCAGCAGTCTCCCTGCGGGCACagccggggcaggggctgcccggaGGAGGCCAGCAGCCGCAGCACAAAGGGCGAGCGGTACCTTGGGTCTGCGGCTGCAGCAAGCGCGGATGAAGCTCAGGgcgtcctcttcctcctgccgcgGCGCGGCCGAGGCAGAAGGGCCCACGCCTGAGCCAGAGGGCGCCTGCAGTGGCTGCACCTCACTCTCCTCATAGGGCTGCGGCCGGGGCCTGGAGGCCGGGGAGgccccagcctcctccagccaggCCGCTcgcggggagcagggggggatCCCCGACATCCTGCAGGGAGTGCCCAGGAGTGAATGTGGCTCCCGCTCCTGTCGCGGGGTAGGGATGCCACAGAGTGCCACCGCTGccgccagccccaggccccCACCCAGGCCCCCTCCTCTTGCCCTCGGGCGGGCGGCCCCAGAGCCCCGCGGGGGTCCTGTCCCCAGGGGCCTGCAGACGCCATCCCCTGCACTGGAGGGAGGtccccctgcccggggctgcccccagccccactgccgaACCAGGCCCCTtggggccggccccgctgcgcagCCCTGGCAGCGCTGACCCACCTGCTCCTCAGCCCTGGCTCCTGCGCTGGGTTTCTGTGGCAAGGTGCCCGCGGTTTGTGCCTTTGCTTCGCACCTGGAGCACCGGAAAGCACTCCAAGCAGTCGCAGCTGCACGGAACCAGGTCCGTTGTGTCCGTTGGGACGCGACCCGCCCCAGAGGCCCTGCTCCCGGATCCGGAGATGCTCCCTGGGCCCTGGTGTGGGAATactaaaattataataaaattgtgGGCCCTAAAAATAGGGATTTGTTCCTTGagaatggcagcctggtccttAAGATTGAcgtgtaagcaagaaaaagctactaaaaaggagggtttatcctcTCAAACAGGGCTTtcgagcccaaggaagaggctttctgccctaatatgtgacgctgGGGCCTAAAAATGACAGGGCAGCGTGGCCCGCCCTCCTCTGTCTGGATCAAAAAATGATGCTTTGTTCCCTCCAGATGGGTGTTTGGACCTGAAAAGGAGGCTTTGGACCCGaaaattcaggcctcgtctcctagcatgaggatttgggaatatGAAAAGAAGGGgtgttcctctcagataaggcctcgccatctaaaaggccgctttgcaccttccaatgaaagtgtggaccctaaaactagggcattgtgccctaaaaatggcagcctggtccacatgagtgtggctgtaagcaagaaaaagctagCTTTGGATCCAGAAGCGGGTGTGAGGGCCCTGACCAAAAGCACTTGGTGACTTAAAAGAAGCACCCTGGTCCTGAAAACCGAGGATTTAGGCAATCAGAAGAAGGGTTTGGATCCCAAGTGGAGGTTCCGGAGCCTGAAAATAGGGGATTGGAGCCTAAGAAGAACACAGTGGGTCCTAATAATGACGCTTGTACCGGTGAAAGACCCGAGGGTGGTCGGGGGTAAAGGGTGAGGGCAGTGAAGGGGAGCTTGTACCTCCAAGTCAGGCTTTGGAGCTGAAACCTGGGCCTTTGGACTCTGCAGCTCAGGGTCTGGATCCTGAAGTGATGCTTTGTTCCTTCGAAATGGATGTTTGGACCCGAAAAGGAGGCTTTGGACCCAaaaattcaggcctcgtctcctagcatgaggatttgggaatttgaaagcagGGGTGTTCCCCTCTAATAGGGCCTCACCGTCTGagaaggccgctttgcaccttccaatgaaagtgtggaccgtaaaactagggcattgtgccctaaaaatggcagcctggtccatatgagtgtggctgtaagcaagaaaaagccagtaaaaaggagggtttatcctttcaaacaaggcttttgAGCCCAAGAAGAGGCTTTTGCCTTAGCATGTTACACTGGGGCgtaaaaatgaaagacagtgTGGCCTGCCCTCTTCTTTCTGGATCCTGAAGTGATGCTTTGTTCCTTCGGAATGGGTGTTTGGACCCGCAAAggaggctttggaccctaaaattcaggcctcgtctcctagcatgaggatttgggaatttgaaagcagAGAAGTTCCTGTCAAATAAGACTTTGACATCTAAGAAGGCCGCGTTGAATCTTATAATAAAATTATGGACCCTACAAATAGGGATTTGTTCCTtgaaaatggcagcctggtccgTAAGATAGAtttgtaagcaagaaaaaggcagtaaaaaggagggtttatcctttcaatcaaggctttggagcccaaggaagaggctttctgctctattatgtgacgctgaggcctaaaaagaatgctttgggccctaaaaatgagagcctgggtccaaaaacAGAGGGTGTAGGTGATAAAAAAGTTGGCTTTGGATCCCAAGTATAGGCTCTCTTGCCCTGAAAATGTCCTGAAAGCTGGGTGCTTAAGGACAAGGCTGTGGTCTGTAAAGAGGAGCCTTGGTGCCATACCTGTATGCTTTTCAGGTGCAAAGAAAAGGTGATAAAAAGGTTTTGGATCCACAAAAGATGCTCTTAGCCCTGAAGTGAAGGGGTTACAGGGTGAAAATGAGACATTTGGCCCTAAAAATGAGGCTTTGATTCCTCAGAAAGGGTCTTTTCTGTGTGCCCGGAGCATCCCAaaggccctgctggcagctggtcaCAGGTTTGCTGGCTCAAATGGGGCCTCGTGgggctgaagagctgctgggggaaacTGCTCTCGGCCGCTCTGGTTCAGAAGAGCTGGCCTCTGGAGGGAACCCACTTCGAGACTCTGTCCCCAGTGCTACAGCGCCTGGCTGTCGTcgtgcagcctggcagcatCCCAAAAGGACgctcgctgctggccagagtcaGAGGGGGCAGATCCTTCCTCTGGGCACATGGTGGGCATTCGCCAAACCCTGCTGGCAACCTCCAGCCCCAAATGCCCTCGGCacacagagctggggctgtgctgggaaggcaggcagcGATGAGCCCGCCCAAGGACAGGGACACCCCAGCACTATTTGGGTCTGTAGGGGCCAGGCTCAGCCTGGTTTGGTGCTTCAGTCACAAGCTGGGTGCTGATGTCAGTCGGGAAGGGGCTGTGTCAGGGATGGTGCCCTGTCAGTGTCCCAGGCCGGGCTGGACGGAGTTGCAAGCCccctggggccggggcagctgtccctgcctgcggCAGGGGGTGGCCAGGTGCCCTctgagggtcccttccaagctgGCAGTGCCGGGGGCAGCGACGGCACAGCAGcgctctccccagcaccccgtcTGCACACGCTTGCTCTGCTTGCCCTGCGCCCCGAGCGCCGATGCCAcgcggccccagccccatgcatgcagcccctgtgccagcagggcGCGGCCATGAGGTCACAGCGCCGCGCTGTGACGCTGTGCCAGGCCACGGGCACCTCTCTGCGCCAGCCCCAACGGGCGGCACTCACGCGGCGGTGGCAGCATGGGGCGGATgtggggggctgcggcccccacccgcctcctcctcctcctcctcgtgctGGCAGGCCTGTGTGCCCGGGATGCCTGGGCTATGCCAAGGCGAGCGCTGGCAGCAGGTGGGTGCCAGcgccgggggcagcggcagggccgTAGCCGGGCGAGTCgccggaggggctgggggctgaagcctgggctgagcccccccggggcccctgTGAGCCGAGCCacgcgccgcgctgccccgggTCCGGCCTTCCCGTACGTTTGTCCGCCTGGCCCTCGAGGGGTGCTGCGCGTGGCCTTCAGCCTGCGTCCCGAAAGCTGGCGGGGGCCGGCCGGGAGGTCCCTGAGCCCCGCCGCAGCCTCAGGAGTCTCGCCCCATGCCTGGGTCCCGCACcatgccccggcccctccgtcACTGCAGGGTGCTCAGGGGCACAGCACGCAAGGGGAATGTGTCTTCTCTCTGGTTGCTTCCAGGTGACGATGCGCGCGGCAGCGCTTACCCAGCTCTTCAGCTGGATCCTGGAGTGGAGCTTCAGGGGCATCCCAGCGGTAAGTTGTCACCGTCCCTTGCCTCgaaagaagcagcatttgctttgtGATCACTGGTCCACGTGCGACTGGAGATCCCCTGAAGGCCTTCCGAGGGGTTGTCCGCTCACTGGGGGGGCTTCCCGAGGGCAGAACTGGTTGCAGCACGCAGTGGAAGCCCTCCTCACCTGTCCTGGACCCCGTTTGTGCCCGCAGGCCGTGCTGTTCCAGCTGCCCCGTGGAATCCTGCTCCTGAGACTGGGTGGCACCCCACAGGTACGTCGGTGTCCATCTTCATTTCCTTGGGGTTTGTTAGTGGCTTTCTGCGCTAGCTGAGCAGTGCTAGAGCCTCTCCCTGGCCAGTGGGCTCTTCTCCACAAGAAGCGGGGATGATTGTTTTTCTCCCATGCTTTAGCGTGGGCTTCCCGTGCGTCTGTTAGGAATGTCCTGGTAAGGAAGCACCGGCAGGCCTCTGTGCATTTGTCCGCCCGGCCCCGGAGGGGTGCCGCACGTGGCCTGCAGGCAGCGTTTTGAAAGCTGCCGGCACCAGCCAGGAGgtccccaggccctgctgcagcctcgggaatcttgccctgctcctgggcccTGCgctgtgccccggcccctccgtcactgcagggcactggggaagaaggaggTCACAGCGCGCAGTGGGAACGTTTTTGCTCTGTGCCCGTAGGTGATGGCTACATGACGTCTGAGCATggtcctgtccccgtgccccagggCGATCCCACAAGTAAGTCACTGGGAGGAGTGAGCATTTACCGCTTTGGTTGCTGCCCGCGTGAAATGGACCTTCAGCCTTCCTTGGCCTCAGAcatgcaggagagcagagagggaaggggtcAGGCTCGGTGACACGCCTGGGGCGCTTTGCCTTGCCAGGCTGTCTTTGCCAGCCGCTCCGCCcccgtgctgcagagccagcggGCACGTTGGGGTTGAGTTTAGAGCCTGGGGTGAGCTCTGGGGAggcccttctctgggcagctgcaCGCATGGTTAGTTTTGTCCCAGCACGGTGGCACTGCAGGCCCCTGGTGACTGTTTGCAAGAGGCTCCGGGGCGGGAGGGAGAGCCGAGGGCCATGCAGCAGTCCCCTGTTGGAACTGCATTCACTGCTGTGCGATGGGAAGAAGCATCCTGCCCCGTttggtgggagctgctctgctctgtgtttgtttgcagGCGTGGCTGTAGGCGATGGCTATCCAGCTTCCCCGCTGGGTCCCGGCGCCGAGCTGCAGGGAGGTCACACGGGTAGGGCCTTTTAGTTGCGTTGAGAGCTGCCGGCTCCAAGCCCAAACGTCAGCCCGGTGTCTCTGGTGTGCTCACTCTGCACCTTCGGAgcctgcttttcagtgctttattcACAGGGAATTTAACGTCCTCCTTTCTGCTTAGGCCCTCGAAGAGCGATGCGTCAAGCTAAAAGAGGCAAAAGTTCCCAGAGGACCTCGGAAATCCTGAAGGAAATCCTGAAGGAACTGGAGGGAGCACAGGGTGGGTGTGTTGCACGTGGAAGCCTGAGGGGCTGGGTACAGCCCCGGACACGCCGTAGCCTGCACGGCAGGAAGGCCCCAGTCGGAGCCTCGCGGTGATCTCCCGGGGTGATCGGTTGGTTGGACTAGCGACTAGGAGCACCCCCAAAAGCCTAGGCTTTGTTGCAAAGCCACCTGTGTGCATGTTGAGAAGCATCGCCTCCTGAAGATAGCCCGTTCCTGCTGAGGAACGGTCGCTCCCCATCCAACTGTGCcgctttctttctaaaggggCGGACGGAGAGGCTGTGAAGCAGGAGGCGTTTCCGAGGGGAAACACGCTGCCAGGCTCTGAGGGAGCGACAGAGGCAGCGCAAGCGACCGTCCCGCCAGGTAACTGCCGTCCGCTGGCACGGTTAGCACAGAGCAGGTGCTGCCAAAGGAGCCTGGAACCGCTCTGGAGGAGGGCTGTGGTCTCTGGCGTGCGGAGCTCAGCGCCAGCAGTGTGCCAGACAGAGATGCTCGCGGGCCTCCGTGCCTGTGGTTAGGGATTGCCTGCCTCCCACCGCAGCCAGTTCCCAGGGGCTTCGGCACTTTTCCCTTGGGGGAAAGAGGCATCTGAAGCGCCTTCAGCAGGTGACTGACGGGGCCCGTGACCCTTAATGGAGCGTACCTCCCGCAGCACCTGAGTCCCGCAGCTTGCCAAAGTCCCCAGGGGCCCAAAGCAGCACCGCAGCACCGAGTGGGACCCCTCCTGCGACCTGCGGCCCAGGGGGCTGCACGGACTCGCAGATGGGGCACGGGCCCAGAGGGAGCCTCTCCGTCcttctgcatcctctgtgcCTAAGCCGCGCTGaggctttccctttctctgattcTTGGCAGTGCTCTCGGAGCCCGGAGAAGCCCGCCACACCGGGGTGTTTCAGTTTTTTCGAGAGAATCCAGGTACTGAGCAGGCCGTAAGCGGGAGCCgcgtgctgggagctgggagcatggCGGCGGTGCCTTCTGCTGAAAGCAAGGCagcttcttcactgagaggcTGGCAGCGGGAGAGCAGACATCTCGGCACTGCCAGAGCTcccgcaggctgcccagcagcgcAAGCACGCGCTAAGGCCCCGAGCTGTTCCTCCAGGTGCGGCTGGCGAGAGGACCGCGAGTGCCTCGGACGGTGCCGCCGTGCGCAAGCACTGCCTCGTGAGCACGGCGGCAATCTTGGGCTCCCTGCTCTTCGTCATGCTTCTGTGCTGCGGGGTCATCCGGCTGCGCAGGAAAAGACAGCAGTGAGTGGCCGTCTCTTGCCCCAGCTCCCCGTCGGCCGGCTGCCGCTGGCCTTGCAGCACCGCCGGTGAGGTGCTGCGGCGCGGCCGCCGGGTGctgcccagcctcctctctCCGCAGGCGCCTCTCCGCAGCCTCGGAAGCCCGGGCACCGAGACGGGCCCAGCGCCAGCGGCCGCCACCCGTGCCCGGACGAGTACAGCGcacccgcccgcccccggccagctggctgcagcgcgaccagcccagcaccctccagcccccgcagccgccATGGACaccacccccccgtcccccaccacccccccgtcccccaccaCCGTCCCGGCCCTCCTAcgagggctgggggcggcccccccggcgtgcggggcagcgggggggtgAGGACTGGCAGCCGTCCGGCAGCTTTGCCGAGCGGCATGCCTTCTCAGAATAAAGCTCTGCACCCGAGTCGCCAGTGTCCGGGCCGTGCTTCGCCTCGCGCTAACTGCCCAGAGCAGCGAGAAGCTACAAGCAACCTGCGGACACCTTTCCGCCCGCTCCAGCCTCTTCTGCCGCCTGCCCCGAGCTCTGCGGGGGAACGGGCTCAGTCCCGAATGCTCCTTCCCGGCCGCTCtcttgccctgctccagcatgcgGTCCCTCCCATGCCATTGCAGGCCTTCCCAAAGTGGTcctgcgtgggctgcccacgggctgcaggacttgcagagctgctgcagcatgggTCCGTGccatggggtccatccttcaggagcacactgctgcaGCGGGGGTCCCgcacaggtggcagctcctgccctcctgctaccaaacccttgccatgaAAGATGAATACAAGGGCGGCCAGGGCGTCAAGGTGACATCAAAGACACCTCCTGCGTCGCCCTCGTTGATGGGCTGTaggtggagaagctgcagcaaagcGGGACCCATGGCCTCACCGGCTCCAAGGCTGGACCCCatagctctgctcttcagaccGATGACATCTTCCCCATTCCCAGTCCAGAAAAAGTCCCGAGGTGCGGACTCTGCGAGACCAGGAAAGGGGAGGCACCGCGATAAACAGGCTTTTCCCAGTGCTGGcggccttggggacaccagaCAATTCCAGACAGGAGCTGGGGCTCTCTTCCGAGCAGCTGCGAACGAGGCTGTCCCTTTTCAGATCCGCTTCCTTACCCAGCGGCAGAACAGAGGCAGAACCTCTTCTGCgaggttttctgcttctttcgCACTGTTTGGCTGGCTgttctttgtctccttgtcctggCCAGCCTGTTGTGCGGCGCCCCGTGGGCTGGTGACACAGCTCTCTGTCTCCTCAGGCTTTTCCTTAGAGCATCAACAAgtcctgagccctgctggttGGATGGGTACGTTCAGCCCTGCAGCGAGGTCTGCCACACAGGGAaatttctgagcagcagcccccaaacTAGGTGCTGGATCCCCAGTCACAGAAAAAGGGTATAGCTTTTCCTATCTTTCGAGCTTTGTCTCCCTTATGCGGGGGTCTTGGTCCAGGCTCGCTGCTGGAGAGGCGACGGCTGAAGCCCTGTTGTTCATGGGGTTCGTGAGCTGGTCCGGGCATGCCACCAGCACGTAGAAGGACGGAGAAGAGCCCagggccctgctgtgccccgCAGCGCTGCTTCAAAGGTGGTGTCCTTGCTGGTGTTCCAGCTGTGCGGCTGCAGgatctcctccagccccagctcccacttCCCGCAGAGCTCCGGGGGCCTGAGCAGCGCTACGGGCAAGTCCCAGCTGGTGTTCTGGGGGCAGGTTCTGGCATGGCTGGGCAGCGTGATGTGGAAAGCCCTGTCTGCCATTCTTCTTCTGCCCTGCTCGGCAGCCAGGCCCTGGAtggctggcagctgggaggctTCTGCCCAGCTGGGAAATTCCTTCCTATAGAGTGCCTGCAGCTTCGCACCTCacccccctgaaaaaaaaaaaataaaataaaataaaataaaatttaatcccAAAGCCCTGATACTTCACAACCTGGTTTGCCTGGAGCCGTGCTTGGATAACAAGGCTAGCACCTTGGCGACGTACTCAGCGCCATCGTGTCTGGAAAACTTCCCTATCCACCAAGCCCGCCAAGCACTGCGCAGCCACCTCTGCcacaagcaccttgtttctCACACACACCTCTCCACGTATGTGGACGTCCATAAATAAAGGAGTGCGGAGCTACACTACATCTCTTGCATGTATTTTGGGGTAAAAGTCTCACGGCAACTGCCAGTTGTAGGAGGCTCACTTACCTGGGCCTGAAAGAGGTCAGTGCTCCAGCAGTGTTTCCAGGACCTGTGGTCTGTCCCCACCACCAGGCTCTCCTCCATCCGTTGCGTGTGGCCAGTTCCAGTGCgcctccgctggctgcactgcgcTGTGGAGGGTGCCTTGAGAATGAGCCTTTGTACCCCAAACTGAGGGTTTGGGTcccaaagagaaggctctgggcacTAAAAAAGAGGCTTTGGGCTCTCAGGATGAGCCTTTGGACCCTGAAATTCAGGCCTCGTCTCCtagcatgaggatttggg from the Anser cygnoides isolate HZ-2024a breed goose chromosome 10, Taihu_goose_T2T_genome, whole genome shotgun sequence genome contains:
- the LOC136791637 gene encoding maestro heat-like repeat-containing protein family member 7 codes for the protein MSGIPPCSPRAAWLEEAGASPASRPRPQPYEESEVQPLQAPSGSGVGPSASAAPRQEEEDALSFIRACCSRRPKREAQKLRFLASVCDACKAAVADHTTWDAVYFCQLEVAQRIKALLQEEPTDRLDTAVRQKAMLAIAAMSRAGLLLQDRTNGLLRACLCSVFHLPGHEDTRDTDTSLYFKTVEALDSLLQVLVGSAGASGLLELQNILKLLLPFTQRQPEAVEERAMARIARLAAFINTCSLPQVSSCFAGATVVRHHHPEKHRFSMLGRLVGSLLLCCTSKNEGTRHEAAEAVRHLYIFIGQQRRTRLWDQDAEPPQLRERWRARLSLRLSEDGNTSRIFMVRSASPEPRRRPRPCDVRKRTGAVPDKARSPRGPHAAAPQPSPGPAPAPSSPGALGAAGLSGAIAALGVTDVLSFLPQTFMKYLQPSERLGVFLAAVESMRAPSLYSTKLAAHMVDVLAAETDFHSGQVLNIVWAIYRTLPSVRAALALQSLDRALLALASKHPRETVASLLQCSPTCTSVAVTMWRAMVSEPPATERVLRELLRVLMNQSGCKTSTSIKDHPRILALAAARPLHEILLLPSCLEEAKAIFPQLFLALLVQASFTTELTLQEVQVFHKKHRQDLLTPIRSTVQSLLCRSKPQFGGNKSSLWDPEEGGPCCPVTATACCSACL